The Salvelinus alpinus chromosome 35, SLU_Salpinus.1, whole genome shotgun sequence genome window below encodes:
- the LOC139564463 gene encoding cysteine-rich venom protein ophanin-like has product MFALLVCILTLHEVYSVCNVVKICPDSTAVQAEILNQHNAFRRAVTPTARDMLKMNWSEEAAASAQAWVDTCSMAHGPPSSRMLGDYEMGENLFMSSNSKNWTEIVTAWHSEVIDYSYPNGSINGKSIGHYTQVVWNSSYKVGCGVALCPGSVYFYGCQYYRAGNYRGVAPYKEGATCADCPNSCENKLCTNPCPYINKYVNCAAMKKQAGCSNPLVYAWCPALCLCTSKIIPIAKK; this is encoded by the exons ATGTTTGCGTTATTGGTTTGCATCCTGACACTGCATGAAGTGTACTCTGTGTGCAATGTGGTAA aaATTTGCCCAGACAGCACAGCAGTTCAGGCTGAGATCCTTAACCAGCACAATGCCTTCCGGAGAGCGGTTACACCAACTGCTAGAGACATGCTCAAGATG AACTGGAGCGAGGAGGCAGCGGCCAGTGCTCAGGCTTGGGTTGACACCTGCTCCATGGCTCATGGCCCACCCAGCAGTCGCATGCTTGGCG ACTACGAAATGGGTGAGAACCTGTTCATGTCCTCCAATTCTAAGAATTGGACTGAAATAGTTACAGCCTGGCACAGTGAGGTCATAGATTACTCCTATCCCAATGGATCTATCAATGGTAAATCCATCGGCCACTACACACAG GTGGTTTGGAACAGTTCATACAAGGTTGGCTGTGGTGTGGCCCTGTGTCCtggctcagtctacttctatggaTGCCAGTATTACAGAGC GGGAAACTACAGAGGAGTGGCTCCATACAAGGAAGGAGCTACATGTGCTGACTGCCCCAACTCCTGCGAAAACAAGCTTTGCA CCAATCCCTGTCCTTACATAAACAAGTATGTCAATTGTGCCGCCATGAAAAAACAGGCCGGGTGCAGTAATCCTTTGGTGTACGCCTGGTGTCCCGCCCTCTGCCTGTGCACCTCCAAAATCATCCCAATAGCAAAGAAGTGA